From Miscanthus floridulus cultivar M001 chromosome 15, ASM1932011v1, whole genome shotgun sequence, the proteins below share one genomic window:
- the LOC136507577 gene encoding heavy metal-associated isoprenylated plant protein 32-like, translating into MDMDTVFKKLKKSGMSAQLWDANSAAVSKHQKLQLGGNDMGDQLKDASGKGLPQGEASSSGGCAARSGGGTNDATMVLPQLTPTPEQHLPNIQQQIEQRLQTLKGKKLPPHLMGMPPAINRGGKQSGKKIGGGTKVLVPGNANNDNKKDVGTKLYQDAGGSQVKNGGIGQPPHNSALGSLNNRSQAKKDSSVRVGNQMMGGSMAPQKGGMMRPTNNMIGPASFPNMDQMGGMSMDPYTHMGGYNVQPSYGGGAVHGLGMPANSLPGDGYYPSGAGSSGSEMMQQVARNPMLQQPSIMAQPQQEHEMMMNAHSPHSQNAHYGPGCTGYQLMGYDNGHGHKQQQYPPPMYYPMPLPPKHDNIFSDENPNICSLM; encoded by the coding sequence ATGGACATGGATACTGTCTTCAAAAAGTTGAAGAAGTCTGGCATGTCCGCTCAGCTGTGGGATGCAAATTCCGCTGCAGTAAGCAAGCACCAAAAGCTCCAGCTTGGTGGTAATGACATGGGCGATCAGCTGAAGGATGCTAGTGGCAAGGGTCTGCCCCAGGGTGAAGCCAGCAGCAGTGGTGGCTGTGCTGCCAGAAGCGGTGGTGGCACGAATGATGCAACAATGGTGCTACCTCAGCTGACACCGACACCGGAGCAGCATCTTCCAAATATACAACAACAGATTGAGCAGAGGCTGCAGACCCTGAAGGGGAAGAAGCTTCCTCCTCATCTCATGGGCATGCCTCCAGCCATCAATAGGGGTGGTAAGCAGAGTGGCAAGAAGATTGGTGGAGGCACCAAGGTCCTAGTACCGGGAAATGCTAACAATGACAACAAGAAAGATGTGGGCACAAAGCTATACCAGGATGCTGGAGGCAGCCAAGTCAAGAACGGTGGCATTGGGCAGCCGCCACACAACAGTGCCCTGGGCAGCCTGAACAACCGTAGCCAAGCTAAGAAAGACAGTAGTGTTCGTGTAGGCAACCAGATGATGGGTGGCAGTATGGCGCCACAGAAGGGGGGAATGATGAGGCCCACTAATAACATGATAGGCCCCGCCAGCTTCCCCAATATGGACCAGATGGGCGGCATGTCGATGGATCCCTACACTCACATGGGTGGTTACAACGTGCAGCCATCATATGGTGGCGGCGCTGTACATGGGCTTGGTATGCCTGCCAACAGCTTGCCTGGGGACGGGTACTATCCTAGCGGTGCTGGCAGCAGCGGATCGGAGATGATGCAGCAGGTAGCCAGGAACCCAATGCTGCAACAACCAAGCATAATGGCGCAGCCTCAACAGGAGCACGAGATGATGATGAACGCCCATTCCCCTCACAGCCAAAATGCCCACTATGGGCCTGGTTGCACCGGGTACCAGCTGATGGGGTACGACAATGGGCATGGGCACAAGCAGCAGCAATACCCACCACCGATGTACTACCCGATGCCACTGCCGCCCAAACATGACAACATTTTCAGTGATGAGAACCCTAACATCTGCTCATTGATGTAA